A region of Ictalurus furcatus strain D&B chromosome 1, Billie_1.0, whole genome shotgun sequence DNA encodes the following proteins:
- the LOC128607150 gene encoding uncharacterized protein LOC128607150 — protein MSSQAEHEYLCFVTWNTNGIKGKKTSKSSAKISKLLNSLSNLQADIVFMQETHVGPKCYQIFEKVEKENWHVFFTVYSPKSKGVAILIKKDIPFEYICHDEDCSGGYIVLFCSLYGEQYTLVNVYNHKEDRIVLGRLKEYLIETTVGVLVVGGDFNTVLDPILDRKPSTSRHSPFRAILEDFAVSLNLKDTWSYKFPIEEGFTRRQKKSYSRLDMFFMPEDKMKRVYDITPREQDISDHYPLVLKLTVHKQTPNVAKRLEEHKFNSDVTAGKISGAEILSVIKSLTNSEEHRLDELEVCNYKWLQCSITGILKIRFNNMLMNKCLDTSFDESYCSGDRHIFNVNYLIFTQILAKRLDAFITPSFKGKIEKNLHTVFSVTFETGEQEIKWSFLLDTLNNLKQIPSTPPPDFDILDCILPSVQSSRELKRLRLGCPLTNTILNLAIKHLADQIFQFRYKCKEDRHLSDTCHKRNCKEIISMATVCYQRRVLLIHTKLKEHELNGFKDQVKNSGLKYRLKQNTTF, from the coding sequence ATGTCATCACAAGCAGAACATGAATACCTCTGTTTTGTCACCTGGAACACAAATGGTATAAAAGGTAAAAAAACTTCAAAGTCATCGGCAAAGATTTCAAAACTGTTGAACAGCCTCAGTAACCTTCAGGCTGATATTGTCTTTATGCAAGAGACACATGTTGGACCCAAGTGTTACCAAATCTTCGAGAAAGTTGAAAAGGAAAACTGGCATGTATTCTTCACTGTATACAGCCCTAAAAGCAAAGGAGTTGCAATACTGATAAAAAAAGACATACCATTTGAGTACATATGCCATGATGAGGATTGCAGTGGGGGTTACATTGTGCTCTTCTGTTCTCTGTATGGTGAACAATACACTCTTGTAAATGTGTACAATCATAAGGAAGACAGAATTGTCTTGGGTAGACTGAAAGAGTATTTGATAGAGACAACTGTGGGTGTGCTAGTGGTTGGAGGTGATTTCAACACAGTTTTAGATCCCATCTTAGATCGGAAACCTTCAACTTCAAGGCATTCACCATTTAGAGCTATTTTAGAAGATTTTGCTGTTTCTCTGAATCTCAAGGACACCTGGTCATATAAATTCCCAATTGAGGAGGGCTTCACACGACGTCAAAAGAAGAGTTACTCCAGATTAGACATGTTTTTCATGCCGGAGGACAAAATGAAACGGGTGTATGACATTACTCCTCGTGAACAAGACATTTCTGATCATTATCCTCTTGTCCTAAAACTCACCGTTCATAAGCAAACCCCAAATGTTGCCAAACGGTTGGAGGAACATAAATTCAATTCTGACGTGACAGCAGGGAAGATTAGTGGAGCAGAAATATTGAGTGTGATCAAGTCTTTGACTAACTCAGAAGAACACAGACTTGATGAATTGGAAgtatgcaactataaatggttacaATGTTCAATTACGGGAATCTTAAAGATACGCTTCAACAACATGTTAATGAACAAATGTCTAGATACATCTTTTGATGAGTCTTATTGTTCAGGAGACAGACACATCTTCAATGTGAACTATTTGATATTCACTCAAATTTTGGCCAAGCGCCTTGATGCATTCATTACCCCTTCTTTCAAGGGGAAGATAGAAAAAAATCTTCACACTGTATTCAGCGTGACCTTTGAGACAGGTGAACAAGAAATCAAGTGGTCTTTCCTGTTAGACACCCTCAACAATCTAAAACAGATCCCCTCCACCCCCCCACCAGACTTCGACATTCTAGACTGCATTCTTCCTAGCGTCCAAAGCTCTAGAGAACTCAAACGTTTGCGACTTGGCTGTCCTCTCACCAACACTATCTTAAATCTGGCTATAAAGCACCTAGCAGATCAGATTTTTCAATTTAGATACAAGTGTAAGGAGGACAGACACTTAAGTGATACGTGTCATAAGCGCAACTGTAAGGAGATCATATCTATGGCCACTGTTTGCTATCAAAGACGAGTTCTGCTCATACATACAAAATTAAAAGAGCATGAACTGAATGGTTTCAAAGATCAAGTGAAAAATTCAGGGCTTAAATATAGacttaaacaaaacacaacattctGA